One genomic region from Torulaspora delbrueckii CBS 1146 chromosome 4, complete genome encodes:
- the ARO10 gene encoding phenylpyruvate decarboxylase ARO10 (similar to Saccharomyces cerevisiae ARO10 (YDR380W); ancestral locus Anc_5.456): MRETFHIKSRVCGILSCSVFRFITYHSEEQTIKFTDTMTPVTHDLVHTAQHLYGANNLAAQIPFGLYVFKRLLSVGVKSIFGVPGDYNMRLLEHMYDESLVDTAGDKLEWVGCCNELNAAYAADGYSRYSNEIGCVITTYGVGELGAISGLAGAFAESVKVLHIVGIVDYEVNDLGPEMRSHNLHHLLPRLNDSNFVGPDYRVYAEMVKDKVACSVEYLDDLETACDKVDKVIEDIYKYSKPGYLFVPRSFVDELVSTKNLIEKPTITLRECIEKSPVDEAKIVTEKILRLLNQSASPAVIGDMFTDRYGLRVELNDFINKANIVGFSTVQGKSIIDESSPLYMGAYNGMTSAPTVSEKLLACDLVLHFGIEKNEVNYGNYNFPHKSDAKIVELHPQYIRFYDNTTKKEEIYKGVSFVDILDLLNQSPELSELSFQYNSKFKAYTIEELNLDERDFGNDETSDITQGTLQKSMPNYLNPGDVLISDTGTFQFAIRDFSLPSQVKYITQGFYLSIGMALPAALGVGIAMRDYPMHHVWDVEKIPFGYEPKVILFEGDGAAQMTVQELSTMIRHQVPIEIFLWNNNGYTIERVIEGPTRPYNDIQPWKWTKLLEAFGDFDGKHSRATVLETRSQLENKLSELKYKDHRRGIDFMEVKLATMDVPSQLQKMIDAIVKN; the protein is encoded by the coding sequence ATGAGAGAAACCTTTCATATAAAATCAAGGGTTTGTGGTATTCTGTCTTGTTCTGTCTTTCGATTCATCACTTATCATTCAGAAGAACAGACAATCAAGTTTACAGACACTATGACACCGGTTACTCACGACCTTGTGCATACTGCACAACATTTATATGGAGCCAATAATCTGGCGGCCCAAATTCCTTTTGGTCTGTATGTCTTCAAGAGACTACTTTCAGTAGGTGTAAAGTCAATATTTGGTGTTCCAGGAGATTACAATATGAGATTGCTGGAACATATGTATGATGAATCGCTAGTCGATACGGCGGGAGATAAATTGGAATGGGTAGGTTGTTGTAATGAGTTGAATGCTGCCTATGCGGCAGACGGTTATTCTAGGTATTCCAACGAAATTGGTTGCGTTATTACTACTTATGGTGTTGGTGAATTAGGTGCTATTAGTGGTTTAGCGGGTGCTTTCGCCGAAAGTGTAAAAGTCTTACATATTGTCGGAATCGTCGATTATGAAGTTAATGATTTGGGTCCTGAAATGAGGTCTCACAATTTGCACCATTTATTGCCTCGTTTAAATGACTCTAATTTTGTGGGTCCCGATTACAGGGTTTATGCAGAAATGGTAAAGGACAAGGTAGCTTGTTCAGTAGAatatttggatgatttggaGACTGCTTGTGATAAAGTCGATAAAGTTATCGAAGATATCTACAAATACTCGAAACCCGGTTATCTTTTTGTACCAAGGAGTTTTGTAGATGAATTGGTAAGCACGAAgaatttgattgaaaagcCAACAATTACGTTAAGGGAGTGTATCGAGAAGAGTCCAGTAGATGAAGCTAAAATTGTGACAGAAAAAATTTTAAGATTGTTAAATCAAAGTGCTAGCCCAGCTGTCATCGGAGATATGTTCACTGATAGATACGGATTACGTGTGGAATTGAATGACTTTATTAATAAGGCAAACATCGTTGGGTTTTCCACTGTGCAGGGGAAATCAATTATCGATGAGAGCAGTCCCCTGTACATGGGTGCATATAACGGGATGACAAGTGCACCAACGGTCTCTGAGAAATTATTAGCGTGTGACTTGGTCTTACATTTTGgtattgaaaaaaatgaagTTAATTATGGTAACTATAACTTCCCTCATAAATCAGATGCCAAAATTGTCGAACTACATCCGCAGTATATTAGATTTTATGATAATACCAcgaagaaggaagagattTACAAAGGTGTGAGTTTTGTTGATATCTTAGACCTTTTAAATCAGTCACCCGAGTTGTCTGAACTCTCTTTCCAGTACAATTCCAAATTTAAAGCATatacaattgaagaattgaaccTTGACGAAAGGGATTTTGGAAACGATGAAACAAGTGATATTACTCAAGgcactttgcaaaagagtaTGCCTAATTATTTGAACCCGGGGGATGTTCTTATTTCGGATACTGGTACTTTCCAATTTGCCATCcgtgatttttcactacCAAGTCAAGTTAAATACATTACTCAAGGATTTTATCTCTCCATAGGTATGGCATTACCAGCGGCACTTGGTGTCGGTATCGCCATGAGAGATTATCCAATGCATCATGTTTGGGACGTTGAAAAGATTCCCTTTGGTTACGAGCCCAAAGTAATTCTTTTCGAAGGTGATGGCGCTGCTCAAATGACTGTGCAGGAATTATCGACTATGATTCGTCACCAAGTGCCAATTGAGATTTTCTTATGGAATAATAATGGCTACACAATTGAAAGAGTTATTGAAGGGCCTACTAGGCCATACAATGATATCCAACCTTGGAAGTGGACTAAACTGCTCGAAGCTTTTGGAGATTTCGATGGTAAACATTCGAGAGCCACGGTCCTCGAAACACGCTCTCAGTTGGAAAATAAGCTCTCAGAGTTGAAGTACAAAGATCACAGAAGAGGTATTGATTTCATGGAAGTCAAATTGGCAACGATGGATGTCCCTAGTCAACTACAAAAAATGATTGACGCAATAGTTAAGAACTAA
- the ADE2 gene encoding phosphoribosylaminoimidazole carboxylase ADE2 (similar to Saccharomyces cerevisiae ADE2 (YOR128C); ancestral locus Anc_5.455) has protein sequence MDSRTIGILGGGQLGRMIVEAANRLNVKTVILDAPGSPAKQINSVTEHVNGSFANPDDIEKIAAKCDVLTVEIEHVDVPTLKGLQEKFPNLKIYPSPETIELIQDKYLQKQHLIKNKIAVTESVSIDTASVSALKEVGEKLGYPYMLKSKTLAYDGRGNFIIKNEGKIPEALEFLKDRPLYAEKWAPFKKELAVMIVRSIDGRVFSYPTVETVHKDNICFLCYAPARIPDSVQLKAKLLAENAVRAFPGCGIFGVEMFYLEDGELLINEIAPRPHNSGHYTIDACVTSQFEAHVRAVLNLPMPKNFSALTTSETNAIMLNILGDEKRKNKELQICKRALETPGSSVYLYGKESRPKRKMGHVNVVTSSMEECERRMSYVIGKLKEPPKISAATKMINEAEKAPLVGVIMGSDSDLPVMSAACEILEQFEVPFEVTIVSAHRTPNRMSKYAIEASQRGIKAIIAGAGGAAHLPGMVAAMTPLPVIGVPVKGSCLDGVDSLHSIVQMPRGVPVATVAINNSTNAALLAIRLIGAFDASLHHKMQHFLLRQETDVLEKAAKLESEGYKNYLKSK, from the coding sequence ATGGACTCTAGAACTATTGGTATTCTAGGTGGTGGCCAATTGGGTCGTATGATTGTTGAAGCTGCTAACAGATTGAACGTGAAAACAGTTATTCTTGATGCTCCTGGCTCACCAGCTAAACAGATTAATAGTGTTACTGAACATGTGAATGGTTCATTTGCTAATCCAGATGATATTGAGAAAATTGCGGCCAAGTGTGATGTATTGACTGTGGAAATTGAACATGTGGATGTTCCTACTTTAAAAGGATTGCAAGAGAAATTCcccaatttgaagatttatCCTTCACCAGAGACTATCGAATTAATCCAAGACAAGTATTTGCAGAAGCAACATTTGATTAAAAACAAGATTGCCGTAACGGAAAGTGTGTCAATCGACACCGCAAGCGTAAgtgctttgaaggaagttGGGGAAAAATTGGGTTACCCATACATGTTGAAATCTAAGACTTTGGCCTACGATGGTAGAGGTAATTTTATCATTAAAAATGAAGGTAAAATTCCTGAAGCCCTagaattcttgaaagatcGTCCTTTGTACGCTGAGAAATGGGCtcctttcaagaaagaattggCTGTTATGATTGTGCGCTCCATTGACGGCCGTGTTTTCTCTTATCCAACTGTAGAAACTGTCCACAAGGACAATATCTGTTTCCTATGTTATGCTCCAGCGAGAATACCAGACTCTGTCCAACTGAAGGCTAAATTGCTAGCTGAAAATGCGGTGAGAGCTTTCCCAGGTTGCGGTATCTTTGGTGTCGAAATGTTTTACCTAGAAGACGGTGAATTGCTTATCAATGAGATCGCTCCAAGACCACATAACTCTGGCCATTACACCATTGACGCTTGTGTCACTTctcaatttgaagctcaCGTCAGAGCAGTGTTGAATCTGCCAATGCCAAAGAACTTCTCCGCTTTAACAACTTCAGAGACCAATGCTATCATGCTGAACATCCTGGGTGATGagaaaagaaaaaataaagaacttcaaatcTGCAAACGTGCTTTGGAGACTCCAGGTTCTTCAGTCTACCTATACGGTAAGGAATCTAGACCAAAGAGAAAGATGGGTCACGTTAATGTGGtcacttcttcaatggaagaatgtgaaagaagaatgTCCTATGTCATCGGTAAATTGAAAGAGCCACCAAAGATATCTGCCGCTACTAAGATGATAAATGAAGCTGAAAAAGCACCACTGGTTGGTGTCATAATGGGCTCAGACTCAGATCTACCGGTTATGTCCGCAGCTTGTGAAATTCTagaacaatttgaagttCCTTTTGAAGTTACTATCGTTTCTGCACACAGAACACCTAACAGAATGAGCAAGTATGCCATTGAAGCTTCACAAAGAGGTATCAAGGCCATCATTGCCGGTGCAGGTGGTGCAGCTCATTTGCCAGGTATGGTCGCAGCGATGACTCCACTACCTGTGATTGGTGTTCCAGTTAAAGGTTCCTGCCTAGATGGTGTTGATTCCTTGCACTCCATCGTTCAAATGCCAAGAGGTGTGCCAGTCGCCACCGTTGCCATTAACAACAGTACAAACGCAGCTCTATTGGCCATCCGTCTCATTGGTGCCTTTGACGCTTCTTTACACCATAAGATGCAACATTTTTTGCTAAGACAAGAGACAGACGTTCTGGAAAAGGCTGCCAAGTTGGAGAGTGAAGGCTACAAAAACTATCTCAAATCCAAATGA
- the SDH6 gene encoding Sdh6p (similar to Saccharomyces cerevisiae YDR379C-A; ancestral locus Anc_5.454) has protein sequence MAKRLSGLQKEVIHLYRGCIRVAHTKPRPNQPHFVSYIREEFGKYKGLPKKDFTAIEHLLRVGHKRKDLYSQPELKDIH, from the coding sequence ATGGCCAAACGTTTGAGTGGACTCCAAAAGGAGGTGATTCACCTCTACAGAGGATGTATAAGAGTAGCACATACAAAGCCAAGGCCAAACCAGCCACATTTTGTAAGCTACATCCGTGAAGAGTTCGGCAAATATAAAGGACTACCCAAGAAGGATTTCACAGCTATTGAACATCTACTGAGAGTGGGTCATAAGAGAAAAGATCTCTATTCTCAGCCCGAGTTGAAGGACATTCATTAA
- the RGA2 gene encoding GTPase-activating protein RGA2 (similar to Saccharomyces cerevisiae RGA2 (YDR379W) and RGA1 (YOR127W); ancestral locus Anc_5.453), producing the protein METENGGTDLSVSYPSCVRCKDFITSGHAYELGDDRWHTHCFSCYRCEKPLSCDSDFLVLGTGTLICFDCSDSCKNCGTKIDDLAIILSSSNEAYCSECFKCCKCGDTIKDLRYAKTKRGLFCIHCHERLLAKRKQYEDRKRRLKKDLPEVPTVELPMPLVIPEKSSKRPQSPVRGSERSLTPPPLSKSLIKSNSGSVISQYLAEDDDVKVGSGSIPAKKDDEDTPKHSRNVSIDDMLNSTLENDREELKVSQEPKVLLNKTPLRNHRATNSLSKSPLSHRQGMILEPEQSNQEKPLEQEEEQGLALNLPSQFSPINNDEDTLTLGFEDRPPTDYAVTSPPRSPSPSKTNTIVTSPNRQEIVSNANESGKNRKIGRSLSLKSRNLVHNLKSKTTGILDPRSSSPSTSRSKTISSPGRNDLDTHSGWGVPSSEESNTQPTPVTSSRHKMTPRGKSDSTLHADHRNFTNPGRNYSVENVDHRRTHSNASNTSASNVSMFRTPPLDNPSIFGRLSNSGSASHYKTSSWQANNEPVMEDPAESDAQKTVDDDITKAEDENESFLKKELGETELLLRKLKLEVRELESKRLHLTSEVDGLQSTKDVLVHEIERLRAEKGKFSSLESLAPVPQNGDFQKPQDFNVDGIQSSKQAETASVARPGTKPRFWKIFSGARQPPQSQQQQHGQQLSLQNLAAPSGTTANTSISSSSSMYNGNNSTSGKLEISGPVLQNPNEFSDVKLLPINMNSQSELSMQGSPSRVDGNILYGSSLVARCSYEQSTIPLIVKSCKEHIESKEEFLRTEGIYRKSGSQLLIEEIEKAFIACDTEQTTELLSLLDEDVHAVASVLKRYLRKLPNPVITFQVYEPLMNTVRENQMMTNLPFKAGGNHLKNNPQYVTALNTIVKILQNLPQEHRDLLLFLAKHIHTVMSYSEANLMTLHNLSLVFAPGLIRDYTGEKDIADMKERNYIVGFIFGNFEDIFS; encoded by the coding sequence ATGGAGACTGAAAATGGGGGTACAGATCTGTCTGTTTCGTACCCTTCTTGTGTTCGATGTAAGGATTTCATCACGTCAGGTCATGCATACGAGTTAGGTGATGATCGTTGGCATACGCATTGTTTCTCGTGTTATAGATGTGAAAAGCCATTGAGTTGTGATAGTGATTTTCTGGTACTCGGGACGGGCACATTAATCTGTTTTGATTGTTCAGATTCGTGTAAAAACTGTGGgacaaagattgatgaCTTGGCAATTATTCTGTCCTCTTCAAATGAAGCTTATTGTTCAGAGTGTTTTAAATGTTGTAAATGTGGTGATACCATCAAGGATCTGCGATATGCCAAAACCAAGCGTGGTTTGTTTTGTATACATTGTCATGAAAGGTTGCTTGCCAAGAGGAAACAGTATGAGGACAGGAAgagaagattgaagaaagatttgCCCGAGGTTCCAACAGTGGAATTACCCATGCCATTGGTTATTCCTGAGAAATCTAGTAAGAGACCTCAGTCGCCCGTAAGAGGCTCGGAGAGATCGTTGACACCACCCccactttcaaaaagtcTGATAAAGTCTAATAGTGGGAGTGTTATTTCACAGTATTTGGcagaggatgatgatgtgaagGTTGGTAGTGGATCAATACCAGCGAAAAAGGACGATGAGGATACTCCCAAACATTCTCGAAATGTTTCCATTGATGATATGTTGAATTCAACTCTAGAGAATGATcgagaagaattgaaggtaTCACAGGAACCGAAGGTTTTGTTGAATAAGACTCCGTTAAGAAACCACCGAGCCACAAACTCATTGAGTAAATCACCGCTCTCCCATAGGCAGGGAATGATCCTCGAGCCGGAACAAAGTAATCAAGAGAAACCTTTGGAGcaagaggaagaacaaggaCTAGCGCTGAATTTACCATCACAGTTTTCCCCAATCaataatgatgaagatactTTGACCTTGGGGTTCGAAGATCGCCCTCCAACAGATTATGCGGTAACATCTCCGCCACGATCTCCCAGTCCTTCAAAAACAAACACAATCGTTACTTCTCCAAATcgtcaagaaattgtttCGAATGCGAATGAAAGTGGCAAGAACCGAAAGATCGGTcgatctctttctcttaaatcaagaaatctggTTCACAATCTGAAATCTAAAACAACGGGTATCCTGGATCCCAGGTCAAGTTCGCCATCCACTTCTCGATCCAAGACCATCTCTTCCCCCGGTAGAAACGATTTGGATACGCATTCTGGATGGGGTGTGCCGTCTAGCGAGGAAAGTAATACGCAGCCTACCCCTGTAACATCTTCGAGGCATAAAATGACTCCGAGAGGTAAGAGTGACAGTACATTACATGCTGATCATCGCAATTTTACAAATCCAGGGAGAAATTATAGCGTTGAAAATGTGGACCATAGAAGAACGCACAGCAATGCTAGTAATACTAGCGCATCGAATGTCTCAATGTTCAGAACTCCTCCATTAGACAATCCATCGATATTTGGTCGACTCAGTAACTCGGGGTCCGCTTCCCACTATAAGACATCTAGTTGGCAAGCGAATAACGAGCCTGTCATGGAGGACCCCGCGGAGTCAGATGCACAGAAGACTGtagatgatgatatcacAAAggcagaagatgaaaatgaatCTTTTCTCAAGAAGGAGCTCGGAGAAACTGAACTACTGCTAAGaaagttgaaattggaagtGAGAGAACTCGAGTCCAAGAGATTACATTTAACCAGTGAAGTGGACGGTCTACAGTCCACAAAGGATGTGCTCGTTCATGAGATCGAACGACTGAGAGCAGAGAAGGGTAAATTTTCCTCGTTGGAATCGTTAGCGCCGGTACCACAAAATGGTGATTTTCAGAAACCTCAAGATTTTAATGTTGACGGAATCCAATCAAGTAAACAAGCAGAAACTGCAAGCGTGGCAAGGCCAGGAACAAAGCCAAGGTTCTGGAAGATCTTCTCAGGCGCAAGGCAACCACCTCAGtctcaacaacagcaacacGGCCAGCAACtgtctttgcaaaatctcGCAGCACCAAGCGGTACAACTGCGAACACTTCAATATCATCGTCTTCTAGCATGTACAATGGTAATAATAGCACCAGCGGCAAGTTGGAAATCTCTGGGCCCGTTCTCCAAAATCCAAACGAGTTCAGTGATGTTAAATTACTACCAATAAACATGAACTCACAGTCCGAGCTAAGCATGCAAGGGTCACCATCTCGAGTGGATGGGAATATACTTTATGGTTCTAGCCTTGTCGCCAGATGCTCCTATGAGCAATCAACGATACCATTGATCGTAAAGTCGTGTAAAGAGCACATCGAGAGTAAAGAGGAATTTCTAAGAACAGAGGGGATTTACCGCAAGTCGGGGTCTCAATTGCTTATTGAGGAGATAGAAAAGGCATTTATTGCTTGCGACACTGAGCAGACGACTGAACTTTTAAGCCTTCTCGATGAGGACGTCCATGCTGTTGCGAGCGTCTTGAAAAGATACCTAAGGAAATTACCGAACCCGGTAATAACGTTTCAAGTGTACGAGCCGTTAATGAATACCGTTAGAGAAAACCAAATGATGACTAACCTTCCATTTAAGGCTGGCGGCAACCATCTCAAGAACAATCCACAATACGTTACAGCACTAAACACTATTGTCaagattttgcaaaatctgCCGCAAGAGCACCGCGATTTGCTGcttttcttggcaaaacaTATCCATACAGTTATGAGCTACAGCGAAGCCAATTTGATGACTTTGCATAATCTGTCACTTGTCTTTGCCCCTGGCTTGATCCGTGACTACACTGGGGAGAAAGATATTGCTGATATGAAGGAAAGGAATTACATTGTGGGCTTTATCTTTGGGAATTTCGAAGACATTTTTTCATAA
- the LSM6 gene encoding U4/U6-U5 snRNP complex subunit LSM6 (similar to Saccharomyces cerevisiae LSM6 (YDR378C); ancestral locus Anc_5.452): MSAKGTSSVSSQFLSEIIGKPVNVKLHSGMLYSGRLESIDGFMNVALSKVTEHYENGHNGLLRNYNTDVFLRGTQVMYISEV; encoded by the coding sequence ATGTCTGCCAAGGGAACCTCGAGTGTGTCGTCACAATTCCTGTCCGAGATCATCGGCAAACCAGTAAACGTGAAACTGCACTCTGGAATGCTGTATAGCGGCCGTTTGGAGTCGATTGATGGGTTTATGAACGTAGCACTGTCAAAAGTTACTGAACATTATGAGAATGGGCACAATGGGCTGCTCAGAAATTACAACACAGATGTTTTTCTGAGAGGGACTCAGGTCATGTATATTAGTGAAGTATAA
- the ATP17 gene encoding F1F0 ATP synthase subunit f (similar to Saccharomyces cerevisiae ATP17 (YDR377W); ancestral locus Anc_5.451) has product MIAKRALSTLIPPKIVSAANIGSAPNARRIGNVVQFYKSLPQGEAAAVKPSGVIGRYKAKYFDGDNASGKPLWHLALGILVMGYSMEYFFHLRHHKNGAEH; this is encoded by the coding sequence ATGATCGCTAAACGTGCACTATCTACTTTGATTCCTCCAAAGATCGTTTCTGCTGCAAACATTGGGTCTGCTCCAAATGCTAGACGTATCGGAAACGTTGTCCAGTTTTACAAATCCCTACCACAAGGCgaagctgctgctgtgAAGCCTAGCGGTGTTATTGGCAGATACAAAGCCAAATACTTCGACGGTGACAACGCTTCCGGTAAGCCATTGTGGCATTTAGCCCTAGGTATCCTAGTGATGGGTTACTCCATGGAAtatttcttccatttgAGACATCACAAGAACGGTGCTGAACACTAA
- the ARH1 gene encoding NADPH-adrenodoxin reductase (similar to Saccharomyces cerevisiae ARH1 (YDR376W); ancestral locus Anc_5.450) produces MVSGIAKLRFIRYASTYCGRKRISIVGSGPSGFYTAYRLLTKSEVPLHITMWEKLPVPFGLSRYGVAPDHPEVKNCEDTFTKCAKEFSRPGQKHLFEFIGGVTVGEEVKLTELLKKQDAVVLSYGCTGDKKLGIPGENSTKGVFSSREFVNWYNGHPDFATSPKFIDFDWSKVRNVGIIGNGNVALDLTRVLISNKISELWSGTDISPIAMKCLQRAPIQNVKLIARRDFSHSKFTNKELREMWELEKYGIRGRIDPTYFREDMFNLNTIKDRAFKRRVEMCSEYLKPYEQRTKRNYQKFLPPGANGQTWELDYLKTPIAINSDSSGNLSSLTVCKNEITADNRVVSLKDQELTYELDLLITSLGYAGQPLPEFASLHIQFDKSHLAATAGRVLTTQGSTYPGLYASGWIKTGSTGVIASTMMGAFEVADVLLQDLPKLPSRPTGPVDLTHIAHTNWHHWEILNKRELQKGEEQNKTRSKFLTYQELQCSN; encoded by the coding sequence ATGGTCTCTGGAATCGCTAAACTGCGGTTCATACGGTATGCGTCGACCTATTGTGGGCGTAAGAGGATCTCGATTGTGGGATCAGGGCCCTCTGGGTTTTATACAGCTTACCGTTTGCTTACCAAGTCCGAGGTGCCTTTGCACATTACAATGTGGGAGAAATTGCCTGTACCATTTGGATTGAGTCGATATGGAGTAGCTCCCGACCATCCTGAAGTAAAGAACTGTGAGGATACTTTTACCAAATGTGCTAAAGAGTTTTCAAGACCTGGTCAAAAGCACTTATTTGAATTCATCGGTGGAGTTACCGTGGGGGAAGAAGTTAAGTTGACTGaattattgaagaaacaagaTGCTGTGGTTTTAAGCTATGGTTGTACAGGCGATAAGAAATTGGGGATTCCAGGAGAGAATAGCACGAAAGGTGTGTTTAGCAGTCGAGAATTTGTCAACTGGTACAATGGCCATCCCGATTTTGCGACAAGTCCTAAGTTCATCGATTTTGACTGGTCCAAAGTTCGGAATGTGGGTATAATAGGTAACGGTAACGTTGCATTGGATTTGACGAGGGTACTAATAAGCAACAAAATCAGCGAATTGTGGAGTGGTACAGATATATCACCGATCGCGATGAAATGTCTACAAAGGGCACCTATACAAAATGTGAAGCTCATTGCAAGACGTGATTTTAGTCATTCCAAATTTACTAATAAGGAATTGCGAGAGATGTGGGAATTGGAGAAGTATGGGATTCGGGGTCGTATTGACCCCACATATTTTCGAGAAGACATGTTTAACCTAAACACGATTAAAGACCGTGCGTTTAAAAGACGTGTGGAAATGTGCTCCGAATATCTCAAACCCTACGAGCAAAGAACCAAGAGAAATTATCAAAAGTTCCTTCCACCAGGAGCGAACGGCCAAACGTGGGAATTAGACTATCTCAAGACTCCCATTGCCATCAACAGTGACTCCAGTGGTAACCTAAGCTCGTTGACTGTTTGCAAGAACGAAATCACTGCAGATAACAGAGTAGTATCACTGAAAGACCAAGAATTGACCTACGAGCTCGACTTACTGATCACTTCACTCGGTTATGCAGGCCAGCCTCTACCTGAATTTGCCAGCCTGCACattcaatttgataaaagCCATCTAGCTGCTACAGCAGGCCGTGTACTGACTACACAGGGCTCTACATATCCTGGCCTCTACGCATCGGGGTGGATAAAGACGGGCAGCACAGGTGTCATAGCCTCCACGATGATGGGAGCTTTTGAGGTCGCGGACGTACTACTTCAAGACCTGCCCAAGCTTCCCTCCAGGCCCACTGGACCCGTGGATCTCACCCATATCGCGCACACGAACTGGCACCACTGGGAAATTCTTAACAAGCGCGAGCTACAGAAGGGCGAGGAACAAAATAAGACAAGGAGCAAATTCCTGACGtatcaagaacttcaatGTTCCAACTAG